A stretch of DNA from Lycium ferocissimum isolate CSIRO_LF1 chromosome 4, AGI_CSIRO_Lferr_CH_V1, whole genome shotgun sequence:
aggtagcctcagttaaagttttgtagAGGAATGATAAcagaggagatgacttgggaaggtAAGAAGTTATGAAGTTTAAATATCCGCATCTATGTCCACCCCCAGAGGAGACTCAAGATGAAACATCAGTGCTCCCAGGTATGAAATGTTTTACTTTATTACTTCtgggtcgtgtgaggccatattTCTTGTTGTGTTTGGGGAGGATTTCATGGGTGTTGAACTAATgaatatttagtaaggtctcgaggatgagttataatgtccgttagatcgttaaggaagtgttacacaagtaccaagaaggttccccAAGGATTCGAGaccaaacgaagtgacgagaacgaATTCGAAAAAAttggggattatacggtcatatatacggaccgtatattttatacggcccgtatactcGATCGTAGAACCCTTCCGGTGAAGGTAATTTTCGgagaaacatacggtccaatatacggaccgtataaattgtacggtccgtatagtggaccgtatatttcgggtcgggtccgagTTCAATTTTTATATAGGCACggtttcctcttttttttttctcacttctcaCTTCTCCAACCTCTCTAAAACCTCTTGAAACTTCTCCATATCACTCTAACACATATTCAAGAGAGAAATTAAGGATCAAACATCAGAAGttggtagaatcaagggtgtgaATGCTTCCTAAGGGTTGATAAAAGTTGGGaatctctttggtattgaagtggagttcttctcaagtggagtattctcatccaaagaccatctctacctaatcaaaggtgagttttacgattatttcatgttaatgatggtgttgagtagttgaagaacttgaattagaaacaagtatggaatatgagcttaagtatgcaaataatggtatgttggtttgaaaggtagttgagttatgattcatggtataatatgagtataatcttgtcatgaatggtactaatgatgttgaggaagtattatgtgaatgataagcatgatgttgcattatagttgtggttatggaggATCTTGGGagtgaatttggaaattgaataaCATCTAGCCAAGGGAATTTATgcgttatgatattatgggcgtTGCTATGATGTTTAGGAGCTGTTTTATTATTTGAgggaaagttgttgaaacaaacgaaatgctgcccaattttcattagccttattcgctttagtttaagcttaagtatacttCGGATGGTCTAATCTTCGTACGAACCCTTTGTGTATGTAGgattgtgaatttggaaggagaacATGTAGTCGATATCATtaaggagatacaaaggtatgtaaggttagtccccttctttcaaaggcatgactcttgttGTGTAATTCTTTCCTATACTCCCGTGACCTTCTTATATCCCTAAGAATGGAAGTTAAAGATCTTCGAGAGTTTCTTGCGAGACATGTTCCATTGCGTTGACGATGATAACGATGTGTTCATGAAGTCGATATTTCTACGTTTATGATTTCACTGATGCTATTCTTCGTtgtggtctcacctcatgatgttagttccttcaaggtgagacatagcgatgacgATGAGGcaataatgtaatcggaggttcacgaccttacgtcactccgataaagcacacttttatttgggctctcatgcatgctacgtaaactatatgtatatatgatatgtatatgtatataggggacatggggaaaggtgaggcgctatagatgcatagccacctgatcagctggtatctcatgatatcatcccggacgcgggatgcccggacacgggatatatgggtaatggatcgggccgttcgttccgcagcaatatgttgatatatgatgatatatggatcgggcagcacgttccgcagcaatatttgatatgatgatatttactttataagCTTGCATGCATGACTTCGCCTTGAGAGGCAAGTAGTCACCGGTTATcttcttacttttttttctcttgtttccgtattatgttataatgcatgccttacatactcagtacattactcgtactgacgtcctcttTCTTTCGGCCgcgcgtgttcatgcccacggggaGACGACCGGCCTTTCCTAGAGCCAAATCGGCTTGCACGGGAGCACACGTGACCGGAGGTGCAgtttttgatatattcttttgtgtacaaacttggacatggcggggtcctgtcccgtcttcatgacttcagtacttcagttagaggctcgtggaTACTCGTATGTGGGTAGCAGATGTTATGTCACCCtcgatgtatattttgtatattattcttttgctgccgtgagggcttatgaatacatatgtatgtacatgtttTACGGAACGTTTTGTGATCAAATCGTGGTAAGCACTATCTTGGAAATTATATGCGTACAGGTTGGGCGTGATAGCAgtataatgagtggtgctcggtagtcgcCTCCGGTACCGTCATGGCCCCTCGGGTCGTGACGGTGTGACAAAGGGCTTATGGGCTCGTGGTTCGAGGTCGGCTTCCTAGAGACGAGAGGTATATTGATATTCGCGACCGAGGTTCTTTTCGGGGCGGAGGATTTATGACTCAGTCCGAGGGCCGGGATCCGAACGAGGGTACACGGACACCACGGTCCCTCGCAGGTCATGACCACCGAGCTATGACATCGcatgtgtgtgtgcgtgtgtttGCGCGTActgtgcattgcattgcacatcattacattttattctgcattattatatggctcgTTTAGTTTCGATTTTGGTGTGTTTGTTGAAACGGCCGTtgtggtattgatatgatcgttgactgagttaaattatggattagtgactctacctagggatggaacttggacttgtccttaccaggtgagattattgagactagacagacttgtggtttagaaacttcatcttaggttgtgactctgttatgggatattctgtgacttggatttgagtattaagtgcctagctgtttatcttgttgatttatacttatatgcgtgaactaatcttagtcggcctatgatccttaccggtacatagtgtttgtactgatactaccttgctgcacccttttgagtgcagattgtgttccagagatttcattcagattacatctctagcttgaagttAGTTTGCTCGATctgatccgagggtgagcttctatccattcCATAACACCTGAAGacctctctttccagatgtcgatttttattccagacattattgttattatatttgcgatatacttcattctttagacaatgttggttagagtccttgtacgatgactttcagatcttgggggtgtaatagttaagacttccgcatattatctattaatttttgacttgttttatttattcattcattcacttatctattgactattaataaatgattaaagaagttgtaattggctaatgattaatgggttaacgggtaagggttcgcctactactaaataataaggtaggtgcccgcacgatcggtaattagggtcgtgacacatacctTATCTGTTTTTAACCAAAATGGTGAACAACTCATTTCAAACATGTGCCTTCGTTGTTCAAATATACTTAGTTGGTTCAAGATTGTTTGGAATACTTGTAATATTGATATGCTTTTGAATGGAGTAATTGACTTCAATCTACCAGAGTACTTAAATGCTTGTAAATGCTCGTAAATGCTCATCTTGTCTGGTTCAAACAATGTTTAACCCATGTATTCATGTatattgtgtgtatatctgATGTTGGTTGTTGAAGTTTATTTGAGATTTCCCTCCTTCTCTCCTCTTACTCATGTCTGGTACTACGAGGATATGATAGGTTAAGTATACAAGATATATATCTCGTGTATACATCCGTATACGCTGAGTGTACATCGTGAATTCTAGTGGTATACCCCATGTGTTGTCTGTTGATTTAGTTTGGGTGGTTAACTGAGATTTGAGCTTATTGTTTTTCCCTATAAGATGTTTTGGGCCTTGTCTTGCTTTACTTGCATACAATGACACGTTTGGGCCTTCAATATGTTTATTTAACTGTTTAGGTTTTTATTTGCAATTCCTCATGTTTGCTAAATCTGTTGGGTATCTGTTTGGCCCACATTGGCTGTATAcgtcttatatatatgtatatatatatatatcactgaTATATGTTTGAGTGTCTACAATTGAATTTGAATGGTATATTCTTTATATTAAGAATTCTTGTTTAAATATTGCTAAGTGTAGATGCTCTCTAACcgcatttttctttttcccctctCCTTCTTGCATGGAACCCACACGACGTGGGCCATTTGGGCCGAGCCGACATATCCACAGCTTGTTGGGCCATAGGCCCAACATCCCTTTTCTTTCATTGAGTCCAAGCCAGATTTTGAAGGCCTAACCATAGGTGAAAATGGTTGCCGGCGTGGGCCTAGAGGGCCCACCATGaccttccatttttttttctttttttatactTTATGAATGTTGATGTGATGAATGCTTGTGAAAAATATTGGAACCCGTATGGTTATGACTTAGTTGAATTAGGCAATCGATGCGTATATCGTTTAGAATCGATAGGAACCTGAGTCATTTACAACTTGGACCCAACAAAAGATAATGATAATATTCCTTCAAaaacatgacaaaaaaaaaattatctttccTTTACAAGGCAGAAAACTAAAAAACTTAATACATGGTTCTTTGAAGAAATTAGCTTGTCTCAAATGTAGGAAAAAGTTTAAACTGGAACAGTGTCACATTTAAAGGGGAAAGTtcaactttttatctttttcccaaaacttgagaattttacaaagttcaaatctgattttttttttcattcagaAAATTACCAAGCAGATTGCCTGATGGTgctttattaaaaattaaagttttGTACAAAATGCTAAAAATGCAGAAACTAAGAGAAATAAAAATACATGAAGCCAAACTAAAAGAAATCTAAAAGCTTGTCTATTGCAAATCCTTTGGCCTTGACTTGATACCATGTTGACACCTCAAGCTCTCACTAGGTGCTATGGATCCACAGTCCATTGAATTAAAATTCGGGCTTAAGGATGGAATAGAATTCTTCGTAAAATTTCTCATGTTCGGTACATTTCGAGTTTGATCCGATCTATGTAATGTTGACCTTTTCCTTCAAGTATGATTGTATAAAAAGATCCTTTGGATATGTGACAACAGAATGAGCATGTAATCACACTAATACCACTGTTGTAACCTGTCCAAAAGTCTTTCTATTCAATCTTATAGTTATGTTCTAGGCCTGATTCCTGCAGTTTTGAAAGTTTTGCAGTATCCTTATTTCATGTGTTAATGTCCTGGAATCTGATGATCTTTGGCTTTCCTGATTCTGATGTATGGCATCTGTGCTTTTTCAGTATTCAAAATCTGTCTTGCTTTCCTTAGAAGGGATTGGTAACTATTGAATTGATGatcacctgcaaaatcaaaaacaaagttagtcaaaaaatcTGCCAATCCATTTCCTTCCCTCAGTACATGTTCCACTCTCACTTCCTTATCCTTCTTCAACCTTGTAATATCTTTTATGATCAAAGAAATACTCCATGGAACTTCCCATTATCCTGTCAAGATCATTTTCAGTGTCATTGAATCAGTCTCCAAAATTACTAGCAATAGACTGTTTGCTAGGCAGTATCTAATCCCCTCCTGCGAAGCCATTGCTACAGCAACTAAGTTTGATCCATCTGATATTCTTCTAGCTGCAGCATGCACTAGATCTCCACAGAGTTCCTAATACAAAATGCCACTGAGCTTGGCCCTGGATTGCCTCTAGAAGCACTATCTAAGCTACACTTAAACCACCCTAACATAGGCAGATTCCATCTCACTATCTTGCTCACTATGTTTGGTCTGTATGTTTCAATCATCTGCATTATTTTAGGAAGAGACTTTGGTACTTGCATTCTGGGATTTCTAATTCTACACATCTGATGGGTAATcaaatttatttcatatattacctTATTGATAGACATCTTCCCTCCATGCACCACAGTGCTCCTCCAGTTCCATATTTTCCACATTGTGATCACTGGTATGGCTATAATAATAGATTTGAACTTAAATGTTGAAATGTGAAATAACTaaaagtgttgaaatgaatttcAAATGGTTCAATATGACTCAAATGATTTTCTAAAGGAAAAACGTTTTGGGCTCAAGCCCACCCCAAAGTGAAATAACTAAAAGGAATTTCTTTTGGACTTTAGTTTAAGGGAAGGATTTAAATAGGATATGGTTAACCTtcataaaaatttgaaaaggcATTTACCAAACTTTAAAAGACTTGTGTAGATCATGGCATTTTTTAGAAATGATATATAGTTGGAACTCCTTTTTATGAAAACTTATAAGGGCAAAAAGGACATGACATTGGGACCAAAATTAAGTGGAACTCTACCTAATAGAAATCTTGGGTGTGTTTTTGCTCCGGAAATGAAATGACCATTTCAAACCTTATATGAATTTATTAAAGGGAATTTAActtctttctttaaataaagagatttttctaaaatatttcaaATGATATGNNNNNNNNNNNNNNNNNNNNNNNNNNNNNNNNNNNNNNNNNNNNNNNNNNNNNNNNNNNNNNNNNNNNNNNNNNNNNNNNNNNNNNNNNNNNNNNNNNNNTGTTTCGGCTTAGCCGGGATCTTCGAATTTTTAACTTGGATTTGGTTTATTTTCCATTATTCTCCAATATTGGTGGTTCTCGGTCATAGGGTTAAAATTGATCTCTCAACAGTTTCCATTAAGGTCGTTGACTCCTTTATTATGAAGACGTAGTCTTATAACGTGCACCACTTCATAACGTCAAAACTTGCTATCCCTCTTCACCTTTTCTCTAATGAGTCCTCTCATTTAATCGTAACGCTTTACTTGGTTCCTTACCAATCTTTCGCCACATCCCATTTCTTATCTTATTCTGAAATCTTCAGCAAAATACTCCTTCGTCCTTAGTTTCCTTTACTCCAATCAAACCTTATTCCTTGGCATTCTAATATTCCTTGTTTAACAGACTACAGAATTTCCCAATAATATCTTCTGCTTTTGCTTCTCCGTTTACTTTCAATGcgtatatatgtacattataACTTATCCGTAAGGATTTAGGAGCTATCCCTCTAAGCCTTCTCGCATAAAcggttaatattttataaaaacaaGTCCTGGAAATGGTCAACCTAAACATTGTAAAGGAAATCGGGTTATACATCTCAATAACTTGCCAGAGCAGAGCGTTGGAGCTTTCGATTCCTCTTTCATATTAATAACCTATTCCTATCCGGATGCCCCAAACTCTCAATAATACTGTAGAATTCAAACTGTAAGAACAAGACGTCAATAATATAGATTATGCAGCTATCTGTTACCACACTCATAAGAGAAAAGGTTTCCCAAAACAACCATTTGCATACATGTACCTATAGCAATCTCATACAGTACCAGTGCATGCTGCTCCACCCCTACTTCTATCCTGATTCCCTCGGTTAAGCTTTGGACATCTTCGAATCTTATGCCACTGACTCCCACATCAAAAATAGCCCCCAGAAATTATACGACATGGTTCGGCATGTGCTCGACCTCACTGACTGGAAGATGGTCTCATCCAACCTGAATTACTCTGGCCCTGGGATCCTGATGCTTGCAAACCCTGCCATAGTTCTTCTTGAGAGCCTTGATCTGATAAGAACTGTGGGGACAGTCTATCCTGCTGCCCATAAGGGGACAGACCGACAAGGCCATCATGAACATTTGTACATCCAaacataggccgacaaggccatgcAAGACATTTATACATAGGACATcgatctacaagcctctaaaaatacataaacatcataaggtcgggacagggccccgccatacccataaaacatatgtacataagcaTATCGACCCTGAACGGCAACctcggaacaagtggagtgtaCCAACACCTTTCGCTGAGCTGGTAGCCTATTGAGGATGATCCTAACCTGTCTATCGGGACCTACAGGCATGAAATGCAGTCTCCCTGGggaaagggacatcagtacgaataaatGTACCAATTATGTAAGGTAGATAACAACATGAATGAAACATCAAAGTAATATAAGGATGAAGAGACCAACCTGAATATTTGAATTGCCACTGAGGGCCATGATATGTATAAATCCAGTATATAACGTCGTcgtacatatgtgtatataatgcaATCAAGCCTCtatgggcatcatcatcataacaacACACTGATCAGTGGCGCGTATATAATGtcattgtgtgtatatatatatatatatatatatatatatatgtgtgtgtgtgtgtgtgcgcgcgcgcgcgcataTATAACACCGTCAGCCCTCCGcgagcatcatcatcatagtatcatgtatgtatgtaatGCATAAGAGTGATATAATACATTCTGGGCCTATCAGAGTTATGTAAGGTCATTacacctccgattatcattatgaaaCTAACATCGTAAACATACGTCTCAATAAGAGTCAAGGGCCAATGCCATGGATCAGAAATACATCATGAAAGACGATGAAACATAAGCTCTCTAAAATTATATCATTTGTTTACGTTTCGTTCATTCAAAATCATGCCAAAATAAGGATAGAAGGGGCCTTAACATACATTAGCCAAATTGCATCCAACAACCCAGTTTAAGAAGCCCACAACGTAGTTCAATCTACAAAACAATAAGTGCACAAACATCACCAACAGAACTTCACTATATAACAtgacgagcggcaagctcggttTGAACCCAAACCCAACTCTTTCCCCATCTACTTCATACTTTACAACATTATTAACATCTCCagaacataaacatatatattaacATGATACCCAGCCTTATATTTATCTCAAAAACCACATCAAACAGCCCAACAAGATATAACAATATCTTGTACAACTTTCAAGTGTTACATGGCTACTTCTTCTCCTAACTTATTTCATTATCAACACACCTAACATATAGTTAagcataacaataacaacaataacgtCATAGGAAATATTTCCCCATGATTTCCAGCCATATGAGGTCATACGTGTAATCCCAAAATAGTCCAACAAGAGGCAACAACATCTTATACCACCTCAAGTACTATCTTGTAGTTCTTCATCCAAACAACCTAATCCACACATATATAAACACTACAAGAAATTAGACTTTTAACGACCAGTTCTTAACGGAGGGATACGAATCCGGTCATTAGAAGCATATTTATAACGACATACTTTTTTTCCGGTCGTTAAAGTcaatttttatttcaatattaacGAGGGAATAATATTTGGCCATTAAAAGCATAACATCCGGTCGTTAACACTTAATTAATAAGAAAAATGGCGCTAACCTTTCCCTCTTAGTTTTTCCCAACACTCCATTAAGACCACCCACACCCCCAACCCCAACCTCAAATAAAAGCAAAATCCCTCATGTTATCTCTGTTGTGCTTTCCCCAACCGACCATCCGCAACcctcaaataaaagaaagaaacaccTTTATTCCTTATTTTCTATACAAAATTTACAGTTACTAAGCACGGAGCAACTCCATGAAGAACCGCAACGATTCTGGAATTCTCACTGTAACTAATCTTCCGTTTCCATTGAAGTGGTCTTATGGTTTCGTTCTCCTTCTCATCAAGTTAAGTTTTCTGCCAAGTATCTAAACTTCTAGTTGTAACTGTTGTAGAATTGAGAATTCCTTTATTGTTCCAATTATTTCTCTTGGtatttatcaaatatattgGTTTTCTTCTTAGAATTACATATTTGCTTATATAATTACATCCATCTTTTTAGAGCATTATGATTAATGTGTAGCAGTCGCTTATTTTTTTCCTCTGACTTATTGTGCACCTTTTTTGATGATATAACTATGGAAAGAGTTAATGGTATTATTTGATTAAtatttttagttaattaaacTTAATAATTGGGGTTTACCAAAGATGTTTTTGCTCGCAGTTTCACTAATAATTTCACTGTATTTATCCCTTAAAGGGGACAAATCGTTATGAGTTTGGGGATACTAACACCTTCCTAATATGTAGAGGTTCATATTGTTAGTAAAGACGCTACTCAGTATAATATAAATTTGCTTAAATAACTGTGACTTTTAAGGTGTGTCTCTTGATACTTAATGTTATTAGCAAGGTGGCTATTATGTGCCCAATAAATATTTGTCGATAGAAGAGGTATCTGAAAGGAGAGGTATGTGATCCCTACTTGGTAAAAGATGAAAGGATTCTTAGATAGAAAAGGAGAATTTACGATCCAACTTTAATTGCGAAATTTGATCTCTTGTTTTTAATGCCAAAAAGTCCCTTCCCTTTGCCAAATCCCCAATTGCAGGTAATCGATTAAGATGTTTTGCTGGTCTCGTCAGCAAGTTGCATTCTGGAAAGTCATAGCACCTTCGCTAGGTAATCGGTCAACCTTGATGTAAAGGAAAATCCTTTGATTGATAAAGTATGAACCATAAATATAGTCCAGCTCAGTTTATGTACAAGTATGTGAGTGTTAATGTGGTTTATCTTCCGTGATTGAACTCCTAATTGTTTTTCATCTGTGCTCGCCATTTATTTTTGACACTAGAATTGTGGTTCAGATGATCCACGAAAATGTAAAAATGTTTAATCCCCACAACTGCACCACCTTTATTTCTATTAATATCAGAGTTGTCTACGTCAATTTATAATCTAATGGTGGAACCATACGTTTTTATTTTGAAGAGTTTTCTTTAAGTTTTTGGATAACAATGGTTTGGTGCATTTTCTCTTCAATTAGACAATACTCAAGTTTGCTATTCCCTTATCGTGGTAAAATAAGGCATTTTCAATTTTCACTATATATGCAGTACACTAAGATATCATCATTTGTTAACATAGAAATGCTTATACGTGGAAAATGTTAACTTTGATTGGGCGCCGACACGTTTTATCAGTTGGTGGCAACATTCAGAAAATCTTGCCACCTACGAGCAGCAGGATTCTCTTAAAGGTCTGCATTTCAATGTTGGACAGGATTCATGACAGAGGGGAGATCAAGTTTGTCAACCAAAGGTACTTTTTGCGAGAATGGCTCTTATTATTCTTGTCTATGCATACGTGGCGACCTTTTCTGAGGTCTGTTGCTTCGGTAATGGCTCATCTTAGAGTATTGAAATTGCCATTTCTAAAATGTTTTGTGAGATTCTAGTGTTTGGGTTTATTCTAACCAAAAGCGGGTTCATGTCGTGCTTTTCTGTTTTCTTTTGGTACATCTAGTCGCTCTCACCTTATGACTCAGAGTCCCACGTTGTTGACATTGATAATTTTGACGATGAACTTGAGGAAGCTAACACCACTCCTGTGAGTT
This window harbors:
- the LOC132053593 gene encoding uncharacterized protein LOC132053593 isoform X1 → MLTLIGRRHVLSVGGNIQKILPPTSSRILLKVCISMLDRIHDRGEIKFVNQSRSHLMTQSPTLLTLIILTMNLRKLTPLLFGEGVWHIQGSYKHTLYVFLEFALLFVIGLMYAYLTVNYLYGSYLHWRSHI